In Candidatus Bathyarchaeota archaeon, the sequence AAGGTGTTCCATCAGCTTGTAACAACGAAGAATCCATGACAACAGTGTGATTGAGCTGATTTCCATCCGTAATGCCAGGATAACTTCTTTCATTTCGCCTTGTTGAGATATAGGGATATCCTATACCTACGACAAATGGAATGCAAACCATGACAAGAACCGTGTATAATAATAACTTTTTCCTCAAGTATGGAAACCTCCTCCCGTTTAGATGTTGGCTGGATTATCCATCCAACTAACATACTAGAACAGCTAAGAGTATATAAAATTTTCCTTATGAAGGCAGAAATTCGAACTGGTATTTAAATGTCACAGAAAAAGCTAAAAACTGCTTAAAATATGAGAATGGACCCATAAAATTAACATATTTTATTGTCGGTAGGTTTTTGTGGAAGAATTTTATTTATGATTCTTGTTATGACTAAAGCTCATAGAGCACCTTGGGGATGTGTTTACGCTAAAGAGGATAAAAGTGAATGCAAACCCGGTGAAGTGCCTAAGTCTGACAGGGAGTATTTTGAAATTCTATGTTTATGTGTCTTGCAAGCTGGGCTAAACTGGAGGGCTGTCAGAAGAAACTGGCAAAAATATAAAAAGGCATTTTTTGGCTTTGACATTGATAAGTTGGCTAAAGTTCAAGCAGAAAAGCTGATTGAAAGACCTAATGTTATAAAAAATAAAAGGAAAGTGGAAGCGATAATCTATAATGCAAGGGAATTTCAGAAGATAAGGGAAGAGTATGGTTCATTTCGTAATTTTCTAGCATCGCTTAGGCAATTGAAGAATGAGGAATTGTTCAAGTTGTTGGCGAAAAAGTTTAGGCATATAGGAATTTACACTGCAGAATATTTTCTTCACAGCGTAGGCTACTGGAAATAACTTATGCCTTGTAGAAGTGTGTTCCTGTTTTTCCTTCTAGTGCTTCTACTGCCTTGTTGAGGGCTGTTATTATTGCTTTTTTCCCTCCAGCTTTTAAGAATCGTATGCATGCGATTACTTTTGGTTTCATGCTTCCCGGTAAGAAGTGGCCTTCCTCTAGGTATTTTTCGGCTTCTGTTATTGTTAGTTTGTTTAAGTCTTTTTCGTTTGGTTTTCCGAAGTTCAGCTTTACTTTTTCTATGTCGGTCAAAATTAGGAAAATGTCGGCGCTTACTATTTCGGCGAGTTTTTCGCTGGCTAGATCCTTGTCTATGACTGCTTCAACACCCTTTAATTGACCGTTTTCCTTTATTACTGGTATTCCGCCGCCTCCAGCAGCTATTACTATTGCCCCCGAGTTGACAAGCATTTTGATTACGTCTTTTTCGATTATTGCTATTGGGTCTGGAGATGGGACAACTCGTCTGTAGGCTTTTCTTCCAGGCCTAACCTTCTTTATTATGTAGTCTTTTTCTTTAACAAGTTTTTCAGCTTCCTTTTTTGTGTAAAAGGGGCCTACTGGCTTTGATGGGTCTTTAAAGTCTGGGTCATCTTTGTTTACGAGAACTTGTGTTATCACCGTTACAACCGGGATGTTTAGTCCGGCTTTTTTTAAATAGTTAGTTAGGGTTTGTTGTATCATATAGCCTATCTGCCCCTGCGTCATGGCTCCTAAAACGTCGAGTGGCTGAGGCGGAACAATTTTTTTGGCTTCTTCTTGTTGAATAAGTAAGTTTCCCACTTGCGGGCCGTTCCCATGGGTTATGACAACGCGGTAACCTTTCTTGATTATTTCTAAAATATGCTTACAGGTAGTTTTTACATTGCGAAATTGCTGTTCGGCTGTTCCTTTCTCATTAGCCTTTTTAATTGCGTTTCCGCCGAGAGCGATAACAATGGTCTTGTTCATTTTAATCTCCTTGACGAGTAAGGATTTCATTCTAGTATGTTGAAGCCTAAAAACTTTTTCAACAATAAGCGTGTAGTAAACATTTTGAGGCTAAAATATGATCATTGGAAAATGGAAAATAATAGATGGAACGAATAGCCTATGAAACTTAGCTTGCTCAACCAACGATATAAACCTTCACTCATTGCATAAACCTACAACCGAAGGGAGAGTGCAGCTAAAATATTCGTCAAAATATTCCCCACATTAGAGGTGAGAGGAAAATGAAAAAATTGCTCTTTTTATTCAGCCTAATAATAATTGTAGCTTTTGCGGGTTGTTTATATGTTTGGAATTACCGTTATGAAACTGGTTATAATGATGGTTATTCAGCAGGCTATCAGTATGGCTACCTCAAAGGAGTTGAAGACGGAGCTGGAAGAGGATACAATATTAGAGACCCTACCTATTCCGAGGCACTACAATTCATAGCAAAAGACCAAACAGACAAACACGAATATACCCAAAACTACACTTGCTTCAATTTTGCAGCCGACTTTAAGAATAACGCCTTTCAAGCTGGCTATAGATGTGGCTTCGTTCGCATAGAATTCCCCGATAGTTCACATGCGATAGTATGCTTCAATACAACAGATAAGGGGATAATATTCATAGAGCCACAATTCGATGATATAGTTCAGGTAATCATTGGGTTTTCCTACTCTGAACTGAATGGCTATGAAACCCCAGATTACAACGACACAATAATCAGTTACACTATAATTTGGTAGGTTTACTAATGGCTCAAGCAGAGTCGTAAAGCAACACGGCTAAAAACATAAGTGTTATCCTACCAAAAGAATTAGTCAAGAAGGCAGAAAATACGGCTTAAACAATCATTCATAACAAGAAAAGCACCAATCGCAGAAGTAAATAGAATTGAAGACTAACATCCTTCGAATGGCAGCAACAGCCAAGTATGGTGGGGCTGCCCGGATTTGAACCGGGGTCCCGAGAGCCCAAGTCTCGGAGCCTAGACCAAGCTAGCCGACAGCCCCATATACTTTCAACTTCAGAGGTTAAATTAAGCGTTTTGATTACCATGGATTGATTACCAATTTTGGTAATCAATTGCAGTTGCTCTTTGTTTATCGAATGCATAATATATTTTCCTTTTACCGTCTATGTAGCCTTGATAATGCTTGGATTCTGTGGGAATTTCCTTTTTTCTCTAAGAATTCTTCAATTCCGCAAGTTGGGTTCTTGATGGTGGTTGGTTTTACAAGTCATTTGCTGTTTGATTCTTTCATGGTTGAAGGCGTCTATTAGTTTTATCCGATAGAAAAATTGTCCATAAATCATAAATTGTTAAAATACTAGGATGTTATGAGTGGAAGGAAGCTTGAAGAGAATATCTTCAGGAATAGCATTACCTTTATTTTCAATAGGTTTGCTCGTTCTGTTGTCAATCCCGATTGAAATGTCATCAACTTTAGAGGGGCATATTATTTATAATCCGCAAAAATTTGTAGAACCGCAAACAGAAATTTTTATTAATAAGAGCCAAACATGGTATGGAGATTTTATAGTTAACCAAATGGACACAGTTGTAATTGAGAGCTGCAACTTTACCGTTCAAGATGGAGATATCTATGTTTATGGTAATTTAAGTGTTTACAACTCAACAATAACGATACGTCGTAACACGTTCGCTAAGTATATATGGGTTCTTGGAGGTAATCTCACGTTTAATGAATCTGTAGTTGCGGGAAGATGTGTAATATGGTGCTATCAAGGGGCACAAACTAGAATCTACGGTTCTAAAGTCCGATGGGTTTTTTGGTCTCAAGCCGCGGTACATATTTACAATTCTACAGTTCGTCAAGCTCAAGGTAGCTATGGATGTCCCGCTGTGATTGAAAACTCTGAAGTCATGTACTCTGGAGTTTACCTCAGAGCAAAAACAAGTTTTTCAATAATAAGTTCTAACATAACAACATGGTTTGATGTTTACATTAGAGAAAGCCTACCTTCTTCTATTCAAAATCTAAGAATTCAACCAGGGTATTGTGAGGAATGGGGTGTTTCAGATATTGAAATGAATCTGAATGTGACAATTTCTGACTCTCGAGTAAATCAGTGGAGACTCGGAGTGTCAAACTGGAACCCTGAAGAATTAATTAACTTTTCTTTAATTGATTCAACACTCTACTGGATGTCTTTTGATGCTGGAAATGCTCCTTCTAATGTTTGTAACCTGACATTAAAACCAGGAACAATGGAACATCAAAACATCTATGTCGATAATAACTTCAACATTACAATATTGAACTCAACAGTAAATAATTTGGATTTTAACCCTAGAGGTGGTAGTTATCGATTTGTTGACTCTAATTTTAGTATGCTTTGTTGGGTCGATTCTAATGTATCAATAATCAATTCTACGATGACCTATTTAGGCACTAGAGATTTCTACGGAAACCTCAGTATTTCAAACGTTACAACAAATGTTTTTATGCTAGGAATAGAGTCTGGCTCTATGGATTTGGTTTTAAATGAGGGTTACCAAGATTTCTTGAACTTCTACAATAAGGTTCAAGGTTTTAACATCACCATAAAATACTCATTAGTTAACCACTGGGGTGTTGAAACCTTTGGCAATTCATCTGTGAATATCTTTAACTCAACTATCACGTCCGATGCAGTATTTAGTGGCTTAAATTGCTTTATGGATTCAACCGTAAGTATCTATAATTCTAACTTGGACGCTGGTTGGTTTTTCGATTCTTCTTCTCTGATTCTATTTAACTCAACAATGGGGACTCTTTACGCTTATGATGATTCAAATGTTACTGCAATAAATTCGGTAATAGGAACCATAATTACAGACCCCGTACAAATAAGACTAGTTAATTCAACTCTATTTTCCGAAGTCTACCTTTCCTTTGAACTTGGCAGCAACTATTTAACATCTTCAATTGAAGATAACTGTGATAACCCGCTGCCCTCACATTTCCAAAAAATCAGTAAATACCTAAAACTGGTTCTAACATACGACGATTATATCGAAGCACAAGTGAGAATTTACTACGATGAGAATGAATTAAAGCAGTTGGGAATATTTGAAACTGTTGTTAAAATATACTATCTCGATGAGAAAACTAGCCAATGGCACTTATGTCCTATACAAGGAGTAAATGTCACACACAATTATGTCTGGGCAAATATAACAAGCTTCTCATACTTTGTATTAGGCACTCCTTCAGCAAAGACTATTTCTGGTGGAGGCAGTAGAAAACTCCTGAAATAAAAATGACAGTTAAAAAGGGCGCAACAACTAAATTAATAATTGACAATGTTTAGTCCATTCAAAACATTTTCAACTCTAACTAAAACTAACTGCGCCTACGCTCAGAATCCAGTCGATTTATTAGAACACACATTTGAAAAGCTCAACAAACTATTCAAAAAGCCACGATACGTCTCCCCGAAGATCTTGTGAATCTCCTTAACTTCTTGAAAGGCCGAAAGAGGATTGGGGCGCTAATTGAGGGGCTCCTAAAGGAAAGGCTCAAGTGCTGTCAAACGTTAGACTAAATTTTCTCCTTGCTTCTATAATTTTCTAGTGAAATGATTTCCAATTAAAATGTTCTGTTGTAGTCTTTGGTATATACTATAGCTCCGTTCTTCCAGTTACCTTCAAGATTTTATCTGGTGAGAAGGGAATTAAAACTGCGTTTGGAAGTTTTGGGCCTAGCTTTGGTATTAGCCCTCTAGCTTCTGTTCCAAGCTTGCAAATTACCGCATGTTCAAGTAGGCCTAATGATTCAATTCCGTAAATGTCTCTTGAAAGCCTAAGTTTCTTCACTGCGCATTCTACTTCTTCTATTGTTGCTCCAAGTATTATTAGGCGTTCAAGTTTTTGGCCGAGCCAATTGTTAAAAGTTGAGATTTGGTTTTCAGATAATTCGGTTCTTATTGTTTCCATATCGGCTCTGGGTTTCCATACTTTAACTTCCAACGGAAGGTTTGTGTATAAACCGTAAAGCTCAACTATGGTTTGTAAGGCCATTTTCTTTCCGTCTGCAAGCTGAGCTTGAAGATGCCTTAAAGGTATAGCGGCGTCTGTAAGTTCCGGCTCGTAAACACCGATGTCTACGTGAAGCTCAAGTTTACTTTTTGAAGCCACTATTCTCCCTCTGATGATATCGCCTTGCTTAACATTTCCTCTATGAACCGGCGCAAGCCCCATTTCCTTCTCCAAAAATTTTAAGGCTACCTTTTCATCTTCTCCCCATAGTTCGATTCTTATCCAGCCTCTAGGCGCACAATTCAAGACTTTAAGTCTTACATTTAATCCTTTACACATGTTCTTAAACATGGATTCGAAGTTTCTGGCCGAGTAGTGTCCATAAACCTTCTCTAAAAGGGTAACTGTAGCCATTAAACGTCCACCATTGACATGAACTCCTTGTGAAGCCTCTTTATTCTTTCAATAGCCGGATGATTCTCGCCGAGTTCGGCGGCCAACTTTTCAATTGTTCTCTCAATGGGAACCTGCCTATTTCCTTCAATTAGCTTATCTGCGTAGCAAACGATCTTCTCTTCTAGTGTTTCAGGAATATAATCTCTTACGGGCCATCCTAACTTTCGAGCCTCTTGAGAGGTTATTCCTCCGCCGACGTGTCTTTCTATAATTCTGATTATGGTTTCTGGCAGTCCAGCCTCTCTTGCTATGTTTGCGCCTATTATTGCATGGTGAACCGTGTGGGTTTTGGAACGTCCAATATCATGGAGTAAGGCGCCGATTTCTACAAGCTTCAAATCAACATTGAAGCCGTTGTTTTTTAGTTTTTTAGCTATTTTAACGGCTAGTTGGGAGACTGTTTTACAATGTTCGATTACGTTTTTTTCACAGCCGCTTTTAACGAGAAGTTGTAGGGCGTCCTCTCTGGAAGGAATTCCGTAACTAAGTTTTGATTTATCCACCGAGTTCCTCCCTTAACTGTTCAATTTTCTTATTTAAAACTTGAATAAGCTTAGTATTATCATAATGTACAAGCGGTTTTCCACATTTCGGACATTTAAAAACGACTTCCATGGCTTCTTCGAATGGAATTTTCTTGCATCCAGGTGTAAAGCAGTAATAGAAATCGTGGCTTTTCTCATACTCTAGTCTAATTTTCAATTTTTCAAGAACACGTTTTTTCTGGTTTATTATGAAGCCTTCAAGCTGGTCTGGTTGAAGTTTCCAGTGGAAAATGAACCATCCGGTATTCTCGTCTCTTGTCCTGCGCATGGCTACCAAAGAATGGTCATAAAGTTTGTAGAGAATCTTCCTAACAGAATTTAAGCGTATTCCGGTTTTGTTTGCTATTTCGTCATCTGTAACTTCACCTGAATTTTTCAGAATGTCAATTACCTTAACGGCTTCCTCGTCGCCTAATGCTTCAGCAATTTTAA encodes:
- a CDS encoding DUF2110 family protein; protein product: MATVTLLEKVYGHYSARNFESMFKNMCKGLNVRLKVLNCAPRGWIRIELWGEDEKVALKFLEKEMGLAPVHRGNVKQGDIIRGRIVASKSKLELHVDIGVYEPELTDAAIPLRHLQAQLADGKKMALQTIVELYGLYTNLPLEVKVWKPRADMETIRTELSENQISTFNNWLGQKLERLIILGATIEEVECAVKKLRLSRDIYGIESLGLLEHAVICKLGTEARGLIPKLGPKLPNAVLIPFSPDKILKVTGRTEL
- a CDS encoding TIGR00295 family protein, whose amino-acid sequence is MPSREDALQLLVKSGCEKNVIEHCKTVSQLAVKIAKKLKNNGFNVDLKLVEIGALLHDIGRSKTHTVHHAIIGANIAREAGLPETIIRIIERHVGGGITSQEARKLGWPVRDYIPETLEEKIVCYADKLIEGNRQVPIERTIEKLAAELGENHPAIERIKRLHKEFMSMVDV
- a CDS encoding DNA-3-methyladenine glycosylase I, which encodes MTKAHRAPWGCVYAKEDKSECKPGEVPKSDREYFEILCLCVLQAGLNWRAVRRNWQKYKKAFFGFDIDKLAKVQAEKLIERPNVIKNKRKVEAIIYNAREFQKIREEYGSFRNFLASLRQLKNEELFKLLAKKFRHIGIYTAEYFLHSVGYWK
- the arcC gene encoding carbamate kinase, with translation MNKTIVIALGGNAIKKANEKGTAEQQFRNVKTTCKHILEIIKKGYRVVITHGNGPQVGNLLIQQEEAKKIVPPQPLDVLGAMTQGQIGYMIQQTLTNYLKKAGLNIPVVTVITQVLVNKDDPDFKDPSKPVGPFYTKKEAEKLVKEKDYIIKKVRPGRKAYRRVVPSPDPIAIIEKDVIKMLVNSGAIVIAAGGGGIPVIKENGQLKGVEAVIDKDLASEKLAEIVSADIFLILTDIEKVKLNFGKPNEKDLNKLTITEAEKYLEEGHFLPGSMKPKVIACIRFLKAGGKKAIITALNKAVEALEGKTGTHFYKA
- the tfe gene encoding transcription factor E codes for the protein MWKAEGNRLSYIDEQTLLKIAEALGDEEAVKVIDILKNSGEVTDDEIANKTGIRLNSVRKILYKLYDHSLVAMRRTRDENTGWFIFHWKLQPDQLEGFIINQKKRVLEKLKIRLEYEKSHDFYYCFTPGCKKIPFEEAMEVVFKCPKCGKPLVHYDNTKLIQVLNKKIEQLREELGG